One genomic segment of Vibrio fluvialis includes these proteins:
- a CDS encoding DUF3389 domain-containing protein, giving the protein MVIEFKSGKIVVTAHELVIRLQGDHHVTLQAQSDAVELIGRGANVVAVNGSEAKWSLKLDNEEQLRQLAAELGCDIA; this is encoded by the coding sequence ATGGTTATTGAGTTTAAAAGCGGAAAAATTGTCGTCACGGCGCATGAGCTGGTGATCCGTTTACAAGGTGACCATCATGTGACGCTTCAGGCGCAAAGTGATGCGGTCGAACTGATTGGTCGCGGAGCGAATGTGGTGGCCGTGAATGGCTCGGAAGCGAAGTGGTCATTGAAGTTGGACAACGAAGAGCAACTGCGCCAACTAGCGGCTGAACTGGGTTGTGATATCGCTTAA
- a CDS encoding PhnA domain-containing protein — protein sequence MSTEATLLERCESKCELCSAESPLTPFVVAPHTQITVDHAVMLCDTCKGQIEDPDTVDANHWRCLNDSMWSQVTPVQVLAWRQLKRLATSEGWAQDLVEMMYMDEETQKWAEIGMDDDAEKPLDVNGVELKKGDDVTVIKDLPVKGSSMVIKQGTAVRGIALTDDPKHIQGKVNGQTMYIIAEYCRKK from the coding sequence ATGTCTACTGAAGCAACGCTACTTGAACGCTGCGAATCTAAATGTGAACTCTGTTCTGCAGAGTCACCGCTAACTCCTTTTGTGGTTGCACCACACACGCAAATTACTGTGGATCACGCAGTGATGCTTTGCGATACCTGTAAAGGTCAAATCGAAGACCCAGACACAGTAGATGCAAACCACTGGCGCTGCCTGAATGACAGCATGTGGAGTCAGGTTACGCCTGTTCAGGTGTTGGCTTGGCGTCAACTGAAGCGCCTGGCGACTTCTGAAGGCTGGGCTCAGGATCTGGTCGAAATGATGTACATGGACGAGGAAACTCAGAAATGGGCAGAAATCGGCATGGACGATGACGCAGAGAAACCACTGGACGTGAACGGCGTTGAGCTGAAAAAAGGCGATGACGTAACCGTGATTAAAGATCTGCCAGTAAAAGGTTCCAGCATGGTGATCAAACAAGGTACTGCGGTACGCGGTATCGCACTGACCGATGATCCTAAACACATTCAGGGTAAAGTGAACGGTCAAACGATGTACATTATTGCGGAATACTGCCGCAAGAAGTAA
- a CDS encoding M48 family metallopeptidase, with product MRSWFKASCILTAIGLTACAASPTGRNQILLFSSNDMSNLGAQSFTQMKQDTPINQDAKTNAYVQCVANAITAQVPKQAGFEQWEVVVFNSEQVNAFALPGGKIGVYTGLLKVAVNQDQLATVLGHEVAHVLANHSNERLSQTQLASVGLQVTDMAIGSSAYAQYKDITMAALGVGVQYGVILPYGRSQESEADIVGLEIMAKAGFDPRQSIELWKNMAKASGGNQPPELLSTHPSHSTRIQDLTAMIKKLPSYSVPHPQCG from the coding sequence ATGCGTTCATGGTTTAAAGCTTCTTGTATTCTGACAGCGATCGGTCTGACCGCATGTGCCGCATCCCCTACCGGACGAAACCAGATTCTGCTGTTTTCGAGCAACGACATGAGCAATTTAGGCGCTCAGTCTTTCACACAAATGAAGCAAGACACACCGATTAATCAAGACGCAAAAACTAATGCTTACGTGCAGTGTGTAGCCAACGCCATCACCGCTCAAGTCCCCAAGCAAGCGGGGTTCGAACAATGGGAAGTCGTGGTGTTCAACAGTGAGCAAGTGAATGCTTTCGCCCTGCCCGGAGGCAAGATTGGCGTTTACACCGGACTGCTCAAAGTCGCGGTCAATCAAGACCAATTGGCAACGGTGCTTGGCCATGAAGTCGCACACGTACTGGCCAATCACAGTAACGAGCGCTTATCACAAACTCAGTTGGCAAGTGTCGGTTTGCAGGTAACGGATATGGCTATCGGCTCTTCAGCCTATGCTCAATACAAAGACATCACGATGGCCGCGTTGGGCGTGGGCGTTCAATACGGAGTGATCCTTCCTTACGGCCGATCTCAGGAGTCTGAAGCTGATATCGTTGGACTGGAGATCATGGCTAAAGCGGGGTTCGATCCACGCCAAAGCATCGAACTTTGGAAAAACATGGCAAAAGCGTCAGGAGGCAACCAGCCACCAGAACTGCTTTCAACCCACCCTTCGCACAGCACCCGCATTCAGGATCTGACTGCGATGATCAAAAAATTGCCGTCTTATTCTGTACCACATCCGCAGTGTGGCTGA
- a CDS encoding TonB-dependent hemoglobin/transferrin/lactoferrin family receptor, whose amino-acid sequence MYNKSLLSIAIVLALSPSAYADDYASFDEVVVSATRTNQTLGNTAAKVDVVSDKDIEKNMSKDVAEVFEYTPGVTVNGSNRQGIQTVNIRGVEGNRVKILVDGVAQGQSFDGGNTEFVNSSAVYIEPDMVKSVEVVKGAASSLHGSDAVGGVVAFETKDPRDFLKDGESFGGQVKLSYFSEDKSFSEHVALANRIGDLETLVAFTRRDGQNVNNFANAEHENYSVTDQDTEKNDLLLKLQYQLNPAHRIELLGEITHNESNSDIYHSTYTNYTGDDTTKKTRLGLKHIWNADIGLADTITSKVTWQKKDDNGVTHRSTSSNNQTKDYVYKDNRWDVETQFDKLLTTGSVEHNFIYGISLTAADIENTNIQYDSSTNSSSQIVYTPDAKERKVGVFLQDEMAFLNGDLIVTPGLRYDWFNTNPGDVEGTNYETYKDSAVTGRVGAVYHLNTENSVFSQVSQGFRAPTFSELYYVYAGGCYYGFCYENIPNPDLKSEESISYELGYRHKTDASRSEISVFYSDYDNFIDQTSTNDGSMTSYYYTNIDKATIKGVELSNTLLLDKLVNAPQGMSTKLVAAYTEGEDGEGNPLNSVNPWNAVVALNYDAPSTQWGSSLKVNYTAKKSSSNINSEDSAQTELPSATIIDITAYYKPIKDVTLTAGIFNLTDKEYYKWNDVRGSSELDLDKSQPKRNFAITAKYEF is encoded by the coding sequence ATGTATAACAAATCTTTACTATCGATTGCGATTGTTCTTGCCCTTTCTCCTTCCGCCTATGCCGATGATTATGCCTCATTCGACGAAGTGGTGGTATCGGCAACCCGCACAAATCAAACGTTAGGCAATACCGCCGCGAAAGTCGACGTTGTCAGTGACAAAGACATTGAAAAAAACATGTCAAAAGATGTCGCGGAAGTGTTTGAGTACACACCGGGTGTAACCGTGAACGGTTCTAATCGTCAAGGCATTCAAACCGTCAACATTCGTGGTGTCGAAGGGAACCGAGTCAAAATTCTTGTCGATGGCGTAGCTCAAGGTCAATCTTTCGACGGCGGCAACACCGAATTCGTGAATTCCAGTGCAGTGTACATTGAACCAGACATGGTCAAAAGCGTAGAAGTCGTGAAAGGCGCGGCTTCAAGTCTTCACGGCAGCGATGCGGTGGGCGGGGTTGTCGCATTCGAAACTAAAGATCCGCGCGATTTTCTCAAAGATGGTGAATCCTTTGGCGGCCAGGTGAAGCTCTCCTACTTTTCAGAAGACAAATCATTCAGTGAGCACGTCGCACTGGCAAACCGTATCGGCGATCTGGAAACGTTGGTCGCATTCACCCGTCGTGACGGTCAGAACGTCAATAACTTCGCCAATGCCGAACATGAGAACTATTCCGTTACAGATCAAGACACAGAAAAAAACGATCTGCTTCTCAAGCTGCAATATCAGCTAAACCCTGCTCATCGTATTGAGCTGCTGGGCGAAATTACGCACAACGAGTCGAACTCGGATATCTATCATTCGACTTACACCAATTACACTGGTGACGACACGACCAAGAAAACACGTTTGGGATTAAAGCACATCTGGAACGCAGACATTGGCTTGGCAGACACCATTACCAGTAAAGTCACCTGGCAGAAAAAGGACGACAACGGTGTCACTCACCGTTCAACCTCGTCAAACAACCAGACCAAAGACTACGTATATAAAGACAATCGTTGGGATGTGGAAACTCAATTCGACAAACTGTTAACCACTGGCAGTGTAGAACATAACTTCATTTATGGTATCAGCTTGACCGCTGCTGATATCGAAAACACCAATATCCAGTATGATTCATCGACCAACAGCAGCTCTCAAATCGTGTACACACCGGATGCGAAAGAGCGAAAGGTTGGCGTGTTCCTGCAAGACGAAATGGCATTTTTGAACGGTGACCTGATCGTCACACCGGGTTTGCGTTACGACTGGTTCAACACCAATCCTGGTGATGTGGAAGGCACAAATTACGAAACCTACAAAGATTCCGCAGTGACTGGTCGAGTCGGCGCTGTTTACCATCTCAATACCGAAAACAGCGTTTTCTCCCAAGTCAGCCAAGGCTTCCGAGCACCGACGTTTAGTGAGCTTTACTATGTTTACGCTGGCGGCTGTTACTATGGCTTCTGCTATGAAAACATACCTAACCCAGATCTGAAGTCAGAAGAAAGTATTTCTTACGAACTGGGTTACCGCCACAAAACGGATGCCTCGCGATCAGAGATTTCGGTATTCTACAGTGATTACGACAACTTTATTGATCAAACCAGTACCAACGATGGCTCAATGACTTCGTACTACTACACCAACATTGATAAGGCGACCATCAAAGGTGTGGAGCTGAGCAATACGCTATTGCTGGATAAACTTGTGAATGCTCCACAAGGTATGAGCACCAAGCTGGTGGCAGCATACACAGAAGGCGAAGATGGCGAAGGCAACCCGTTAAACAGTGTTAACCCCTGGAATGCAGTCGTTGCCCTGAACTATGACGCACCGAGCACTCAATGGGGTTCAAGCCTAAAGGTAAACTACACGGCGAAGAAATCGTCCAGTAATATCAACAGTGAGGATTCCGCACAAACTGAACTACCAAGTGCAACCATTATTGATATCACGGCATACTATAAGCCAATCAAAGACGTAACTCTGACAGCAGGTATTTTCAACCTGACCGACAAAGAGTATTACAAGTGGAACGATGTACGCGGATCAAGCGAACTGGATCTGGATAAGTCTCAGCCAAAACGTAACTTTGCCATTACCGCTAAGTACGAATTCTGA
- a CDS encoding hotdog fold thioesterase, protein MEIWKKPISLEILNATSKNTLIDHLNIVYTEIGDNSVSATMPVCHFTHQPLGMLHGGASVVLAETLGSVAANFCVDDDSYCVGLDINANHIRSMRDGHVIGTATPIHLGVSTQVWQITMTDERGRLVCTSRLTMAVKKAKNSKQKLNTEA, encoded by the coding sequence ATGGAAATTTGGAAAAAACCGATCAGTCTGGAGATTCTTAATGCAACTTCAAAAAATACGCTGATTGATCATCTCAATATTGTTTATACCGAGATCGGGGATAATTCTGTATCGGCTACTATGCCTGTTTGTCATTTTACTCATCAACCTTTGGGTATGCTGCACGGAGGCGCTTCGGTTGTTCTGGCTGAAACATTGGGCTCTGTGGCGGCAAATTTCTGTGTGGATGATGATTCTTACTGCGTTGGTCTGGATATTAATGCTAATCATATTCGCTCAATGCGTGACGGTCATGTGATTGGGACGGCAACGCCAATTCATTTGGGCGTATCGACTCAGGTTTGGCAAATCACGATGACCGACGAGCGCGGCCGTTTGGTGTGCACCAGTCGCCTGACCATGGCGGTAAAGAAAGCGAAAAACAGCAAGCAGAAACTAAACACTGAGGCGTAA
- a CDS encoding LysR family transcriptional regulator — protein sequence MLVLQSPITLEALHILDAIDRRGSFAAAANELNRAPSSLSYQIQKLEQDLDIMIFDRSGHKANFTDAGKLILERGRAILSATEKLVNDATLLANGWELDITVAFDGIIPIANFFPLVEALGNVSKTRIRLQEEILAGSWESLATDRADLLICPRIETLPQDVKAETLGEMEMVWVAASNHYVHKRTGEFDEEARQKYRAIAIADTARDQPAMSVNILQKQPRLTVTNFNAKCQALVNGLGIGTLPKHVAEPLIAEGKLKKIEGSQGSKMEIIMAWRRNKIGEAKSWCIQYLKKHWNLV from the coding sequence ATGTTGGTTTTGCAAAGTCCAATTACGTTAGAAGCGTTACATATTCTCGATGCAATTGACCGACGAGGCAGTTTTGCAGCGGCGGCGAATGAACTAAATCGTGCTCCGAGTTCGCTCAGCTATCAGATTCAAAAACTGGAGCAAGATCTGGATATCATGATTTTCGACCGCTCCGGTCACAAAGCGAATTTCACCGATGCGGGTAAGCTCATTCTGGAACGGGGGCGGGCCATTTTGTCTGCGACCGAGAAGCTTGTTAATGACGCAACGCTTCTGGCTAACGGCTGGGAGCTGGATATCACCGTAGCGTTTGATGGCATCATACCGATTGCCAACTTCTTCCCATTAGTTGAAGCGCTGGGCAATGTGAGCAAAACCCGTATTCGCTTACAAGAAGAAATTCTTGCGGGTAGCTGGGAATCTCTGGCGACTGATCGCGCAGACTTACTGATTTGTCCTCGTATCGAAACGCTTCCTCAGGACGTTAAGGCTGAGACATTGGGTGAGATGGAAATGGTCTGGGTAGCGGCAAGTAACCATTATGTGCATAAGCGGACGGGTGAATTTGATGAAGAAGCACGCCAGAAGTATCGTGCGATTGCTATTGCCGATACAGCTCGCGACCAGCCAGCGATGAGTGTGAATATCCTTCAGAAGCAGCCACGTTTAACGGTGACCAACTTTAACGCGAAGTGCCAGGCTCTGGTGAATGGTTTAGGCATCGGTACGCTGCCAAAGCATGTTGCCGAACCGTTGATTGCTGAAGGTAAGTTAAAGAAAATTGAAGGTAGCCAAGGGTCGAAAATGGAAATCATTATGGCGTGGCGCCGAAACAAAATTGGTGAGGCGAAATCCTGGTGTATTCAATACCTTAAGAAGCACTGGAATCTGGTTTAA
- a CDS encoding SgrR family transcriptional regulator has product MSSPRLRVQFETLFEHFNGQDAETQLEDVTEILFCTRRNARIVLNKMEEEGWIEWHPAAGRGKLSQLLFKRSRADVSENLARRYLEEGKIGQALSVLDQDAAKLTQVIQSYLGVQHQEGLQVVRLPYYRPLSMLNPSKPMRRSEQHIARQIYSGLTRLDEDEQLQPDLAHTWQAITPTHWRFYIRPGVRFHNGELLTTDIVIQSLWELRFVNLFSHIDQVESPGDCVVDIHLQKPDHRLPLLLSEACAKILLPESQRSEDFDLMPVGSGPYKVIVNDEKRLVLQAFDGYFGFRPLLDRVEVWVIDEVHSSMVFPSLSHPIKTQRGSSTEDVDLDPGCTYLLLNKKNGLAKEDEWATYFHNKLSTLNLFRRLPEEKVVELGVLPAYGLKPGWYHQAPSNFSITPPAQRTVTVAYHAQHPMFPTLAKVIQQVLNEDGINVEFIKYELSLTEVGEVDIWIKAMGIANHRDDALAGWLLNYSDVEHLSLADDFNYWCGLVDQWRADKYATFPARELGKSLVEQHQIIPMFHCWLGVSKDQCGSLQNAKCNALGWFDFSQVWVKPELD; this is encoded by the coding sequence ATGAGTAGCCCCCGCTTACGTGTCCAGTTCGAAACCCTATTCGAACACTTCAATGGTCAGGATGCTGAAACCCAGCTCGAAGATGTCACTGAAATTCTGTTCTGTACCCGTCGTAACGCACGTATTGTGCTGAACAAAATGGAAGAAGAGGGCTGGATAGAATGGCATCCGGCCGCGGGGCGCGGCAAATTGTCTCAGTTGCTGTTTAAACGCAGCCGAGCCGATGTCAGTGAAAATCTCGCCCGGCGTTATCTTGAAGAAGGAAAGATCGGCCAAGCGTTATCGGTTTTGGATCAGGATGCTGCCAAGCTGACTCAGGTGATTCAGAGCTACCTCGGGGTTCAGCATCAAGAAGGTCTGCAAGTTGTCCGGCTGCCATACTACCGACCACTGTCGATGCTCAATCCGTCCAAGCCAATGCGTCGCTCAGAGCAACACATTGCACGCCAGATATACAGCGGCCTGACTCGGCTTGATGAAGACGAGCAATTACAGCCAGATCTTGCTCATACCTGGCAAGCAATTACACCTACTCATTGGCGGTTCTATATTCGCCCGGGTGTGCGCTTCCATAATGGTGAACTGTTGACGACGGATATTGTCATTCAAAGCCTGTGGGAATTGCGCTTTGTGAATCTGTTTTCTCACATTGATCAGGTGGAGTCTCCGGGAGATTGTGTGGTGGATATCCACCTGCAAAAACCGGATCACCGTTTACCGTTGCTGCTGTCGGAAGCGTGCGCGAAGATCCTGTTACCGGAATCTCAGCGCAGTGAAGATTTTGACCTGATGCCAGTCGGGAGCGGTCCATACAAGGTGATCGTCAATGACGAAAAACGTTTGGTTCTGCAGGCATTTGATGGCTATTTTGGTTTTCGCCCGTTGTTGGATCGGGTTGAAGTGTGGGTGATTGACGAAGTGCATTCATCGATGGTCTTCCCGAGTTTGTCTCACCCCATTAAAACGCAGCGAGGATCCTCTACAGAAGATGTGGATCTCGATCCGGGATGTACCTATTTGTTGCTGAATAAGAAAAATGGTCTTGCCAAAGAGGATGAGTGGGCAACCTATTTTCATAACAAACTGAGTACTCTAAACTTGTTCCGCCGATTACCCGAGGAAAAAGTAGTTGAGCTCGGCGTGCTGCCTGCCTATGGTTTGAAGCCGGGTTGGTACCATCAGGCGCCAAGTAATTTTTCCATCACACCACCTGCGCAACGTACTGTCACGGTTGCCTATCATGCGCAGCATCCCATGTTTCCAACGCTTGCGAAGGTGATACAACAAGTTCTCAATGAGGATGGCATCAACGTTGAATTCATCAAATATGAGCTTTCCCTAACCGAAGTGGGTGAGGTGGATATCTGGATTAAAGCCATGGGGATTGCCAATCATCGTGATGACGCATTAGCAGGCTGGCTGTTGAACTATTCGGATGTTGAACACCTGAGTTTGGCTGATGATTTCAATTACTGGTGTGGATTAGTCGATCAATGGCGTGCGGACAAATACGCGACCTTCCCCGCAAGAGAACTGGGTAAGTCGCTTGTGGAGCAACACCAAATTATCCCAATGTTCCATTGTTGGCTGGGAGTCTCAAAAGATCAGTGTGGCTCGCTACAGAATGCCAAGTGCAATGCTTTGGGATGGTTTGATTTCAGCCAGGTATGGGTTAAACCTGAGCTCGATTGA